AATGATGCATTATCATCGAATATAAAAGATGGAAAATGAAGCATCTTCAAAGATTAACTAAAGAACTAGTCCTTGGTCCCAAAAATCTATCAGCAACTGTAAATTCCATCAGAAAATAAAACCAAGCAAAATCTGATAGTTACACAATGCACCCATCAGAAACTGATCACAAatttgaaagaagaaataaaaactaataatgaGATAAGCACAAATCCAAACGCTTGAAGAAAGCCTAAAGGATTGACATGGTCAAAATATGGTTATATAATGTAAGCAGAATCCACAGACGACATTATAATGAATGTATGTCTTAAGTATGGAAATATATACATTTGTACAAGTACATAAAATATAATACAGTCTCATAGCATGCTAATCATGCACAGTACACTACAGTATCACTAATCAAGCTAATCAAAAGGTACTGCCATTTCTAACTTCCTACAGCTTTAAACAAACAGCACAGCTAAAAGACTTTCAGTTgacaaactaaaaataactaggaaGCAGCCAATATGGAATAAACACCACAAGGCAAAACCAGAAAACAGCATGATCTCAAATAAAGATGCATAAACGCGATAGGCGATCCTAACAGACGAACAAGGAAAGAAGCTCACCATCTCAAAGCCATCTTAATAGGTGTTGTGAGACAAGACGTAAACACATCTGTAGGAAATTCAGCACTTTGTGAAAGAGTCTCATGTGCTTCACATGCTCCAAGTAGAATGCAATCCCTTGTGGATCCAGAGGAGCTAGAAGCAACCCAATCATGAAGCTGCCAAACCATCAAATCAAGTcactatatatacaaatatatttatatataaatatctgaaTTACAGATAATGAATTCATGTCACGTAGCAACTTAATTATCAATACATATATCAATTCTTTATACGTTTTGAGTTAAAGCTTTACCTCAATAAAAGCATTCACAATATTCCCAGCCGCAGAGCAATCAAAAACATATATGGAGGGTGTCTTCAACCAGGAATCAAGGTCACTGATTGGCAAAGGGATATACTGTGTATAACTCTGCAGTACCAATAACATTGGTGAGAAACCAAGCAAGACTCTAGTGATTGACCTTAAATTAAACCACATAAAAGAGTTTCAAAGAAATAGAAGaccttattgaaaacccaaatttCACCACTAGAAGTCAGCTTAGGCACACCATGGCCATTATAATGAAATAGGACCCTCTCAGACTTGGCATATCGGCGACATGTATTACATAGTTTCTTCACTTCATCCACAGTAGGATCAGGCTGGACCTTATATCGTGCCTGC
This genomic interval from Humulus lupulus chromosome 8, drHumLupu1.1, whole genome shotgun sequence contains the following:
- the LOC133794017 gene encoding regulatory-associated protein of TOR 1-like isoform X1 — its product is MALQKALKKIGKNLSAQYERWQPRARYKVQPDPTVDEVKKLCNTCRRYAKSERVLFHYNGHGVPKLTSSGEIWVFNKSYTQYIPLPISDLDSWLKTPSIYVFDCSAAGNIVNAFIELHDWVASSSSGSTRDCILLGACEAHETLSQSAEFPTDVFTSCLTTPIKMALRW
- the LOC133794017 gene encoding regulatory-associated protein of TOR 1-like isoform X2; amino-acid sequence: MALQKALKKIGKNLSAQYERWQPRARYKVQPDPTVDEVKKLCNTCRRYAKSERVLFHYNGHGVPKLTSSGEIWVFNKSYTQYIPLPISDLDSWLKTPSIYVFDCSAAGNIVNAFIELLWIHKGLHSTWSM